Proteins from a single region of Lentimicrobium saccharophilum:
- a CDS encoding TonB-dependent receptor codes for MKTFISAVLVALLFHASLASGQKPVNGKVTSTEPDGKSVPLPYANVYWSGTQEGTVADENGRFSLERKFAGPAKLVVSFVGYLNDTLLVEPGRNSVQINLKKGAELAEVEIRERMAGSFISSIKPIKTEVITTAGLQKLACCNLSESFENNATVDVGFSDAVTGARQIQMLGLAGIYSQLMVENIPFTRGLGSAFGLTYIPGTWMESIQISKGTSSVVNGYESTTGQINAELRKPWDSEKFFLNVYANNEGRAEVNAHATHVLKEDVLSTMVLAHASTQMSRIDMNDDGFLDQPLSRHVNVSNRWSYEKHGVTESKFGFNFLYDERDGGQLTKLSSDEAVQNGDYVMKLVTRRAQLYDKTGFIFRNLPNTSLGLIFSGLYHEQESVFGRNEYNARQLGFYGNAIFQSQIGNEAHIYNAGVSLMYDDYDEAFADSTFDRFESVPGIFAQYTYNPDEKLSIIAGLRVDYHNRYGTLVTPRFHFKVNLFEKTVLRGSAGKGYRSASVLAENTGMLVSARQLVFREDFRMEEAWNYGLNLTQTIALSEKRDLVLSADFYRTDFVNQVIIDLDQSYDRIVLYNLDGNSYSNSFQVNAEAALFEGFDVTAAYRLNDVRVTTAGELHERPLVSRHKGLFTMSYATRFEKWKFDFTGQYHGRTRLPLGVPHLEHAGYGTYSPDYITIHTQITRKFKKWDAYLGVENLTNFMQHHPVLQADSPFESGFDAGMIWGPILGRMFYAGIRYSIQ; via the coding sequence ATGAAAACTTTTATTTCGGCAGTGCTGGTTGCATTGCTATTTCACGCAAGCCTGGCTTCCGGCCAGAAACCCGTTAACGGTAAGGTTACTTCCACCGAACCGGATGGAAAATCAGTTCCGCTGCCCTATGCCAATGTCTATTGGTCAGGCACGCAGGAAGGGACTGTTGCGGATGAAAACGGAAGATTCAGCCTGGAAAGGAAATTTGCGGGACCTGCAAAGCTTGTAGTGAGTTTTGTAGGATACCTGAACGATACCTTGCTTGTTGAGCCCGGCAGGAATTCGGTACAGATCAACCTGAAGAAAGGCGCCGAACTTGCCGAAGTGGAGATCAGGGAGCGCATGGCCGGAAGTTTCATCTCTTCCATCAAACCAATTAAGACTGAGGTAATTACCACTGCCGGTCTGCAGAAACTGGCCTGCTGCAACCTATCCGAAAGCTTTGAGAATAATGCCACCGTGGATGTAGGCTTTTCGGATGCCGTTACGGGTGCCAGGCAGATACAAATGCTTGGCCTTGCCGGAATCTACAGCCAGCTGATGGTCGAGAATATCCCCTTCACCCGTGGCCTGGGCTCTGCTTTCGGGCTTACCTACATTCCGGGAACCTGGATGGAGTCTATCCAGATTTCGAAGGGCACTTCTTCGGTGGTGAACGGCTATGAATCAACCACCGGGCAGATCAATGCTGAACTTAGAAAACCCTGGGATTCAGAAAAATTTTTCCTGAATGTTTATGCCAACAACGAGGGCCGGGCTGAAGTCAATGCCCATGCAACGCATGTGCTGAAGGAAGATGTCCTCAGCACAATGGTGCTGGCCCATGCATCCACCCAGATGAGCCGGATTGATATGAATGACGACGGATTCCTGGACCAGCCTTTATCCCGGCATGTAAATGTGTCGAACCGCTGGAGCTACGAAAAGCATGGAGTTACCGAGTCAAAGTTCGGCTTTAACTTTCTTTACGATGAGCGGGACGGAGGGCAACTGACAAAACTCAGCAGTGATGAAGCGGTTCAGAACGGAGATTATGTGATGAAGCTTGTTACCCGCCGGGCACAACTCTATGATAAAACCGGTTTTATATTCCGGAACCTGCCGAATACAAGCCTTGGTTTGATATTCAGTGGTTTATATCACGAGCAGGAGTCTGTATTCGGACGAAACGAATACAATGCACGCCAGCTGGGCTTTTATGGCAATGCCATTTTCCAGTCGCAGATCGGCAACGAAGCGCATATTTATAATGCCGGCGTAAGCCTGATGTACGATGATTATGATGAGGCTTTTGCAGATTCAACCTTCGACCGGTTCGAATCTGTGCCGGGGATTTTTGCGCAGTATACTTACAATCCGGACGAAAAACTAAGCATTATAGCCGGTTTGCGCGTGGATTATCACAACAGGTACGGCACATTGGTGACGCCCCGTTTTCACTTCAAGGTGAATTTGTTTGAAAAAACCGTGCTCCGCGGCTCAGCGGGCAAAGGATACCGCAGCGCGTCCGTGCTGGCTGAAAATACCGGCATGCTTGTAAGTGCGCGGCAACTCGTTTTCAGGGAGGATTTCAGGATGGAAGAAGCCTGGAATTACGGATTAAACCTCACGCAGACCATTGCACTCAGCGAGAAGCGTGACCTGGTGTTGTCGGCCGACTTTTACCGGACAGATTTTGTCAACCAGGTAATCATTGACCTGGATCAGTCGTACGACCGGATTGTACTTTACAATCTTGATGGCAATTCCTATTCCAACAGTTTTCAGGTGAATGCCGAAGCTGCCCTGTTCGAAGGCTTTGACGTAACCGCGGCGTACAGGCTGAATGATGTAAGGGTTACCACTGCAGGAGAGCTGCACGAACGGCCGTTGGTCAGCCGCCATAAGGGACTCTTTACCATGTCCTATGCAACCCGCTTCGAAAAATGGAAGTTTGACTTTACCGGCCAGTATCACGGACGTACCCGTTTGCCGCTGGGTGTACCGCACCTGGAGCATGCCGGATATGGTACATATTCTCCGGATTATATAACCATTCACACCCAGATTACCCGGAAGTTCAAAAAGTGGGATGCCTACCTGGGGGTGGAGAATCTGACCAATTTCATGCAGCATCATCCTGTTCTGCAGGCGGATAGTCCTTTTGAAAGTGGTTTTGATGCAGGCATGATCTGGGGCCCCATACTCGGGCGGATGTTTTACGCCGGCATCAGGTACAGTATTCAATAA
- a CDS encoding TIGR00266 family protein, giving the protein MTDIIEYRIIGDDMQLVEVELDPMEGVRAEAGAMTYMDDGIEMQTGTGGGLFKGFKRMLTGDGFFITTFLNNSNAKRRIAFGAPYPGKIIPVDLGRLGGEFLCQKDAFLCAARGIDIDIAFTKKIGAGLFGGEGFILQRLSGDGLAFIHAGGTIVSRVLQPGEVLHADTGCLVAFHPSVNYDIRFIGGFKNALFGGEGLFLVKLTGTGLVYLQSLPFSRLADRIITASGTNRGESRGGGGIGGSIIGGILGGDKSY; this is encoded by the coding sequence ATGACAGATATCATTGAATACAGGATTATTGGCGATGACATGCAACTTGTGGAAGTTGAACTTGATCCGATGGAGGGTGTCCGGGCCGAGGCTGGTGCCATGACTTATATGGACGATGGCATTGAGATGCAAACCGGCACAGGCGGGGGCCTTTTCAAAGGATTCAAGCGGATGCTGACCGGCGACGGCTTCTTTATTACTACTTTCCTCAATAACAGCAACGCAAAAAGAAGAATTGCATTCGGGGCGCCCTACCCCGGTAAAATTATACCGGTCGATCTGGGCAGGCTTGGCGGCGAATTTCTTTGCCAGAAAGATGCATTTCTCTGTGCAGCCAGGGGAATAGATATCGACATCGCCTTCACAAAAAAAATCGGCGCCGGCCTTTTCGGAGGCGAGGGCTTTATCCTGCAGCGTCTGTCAGGCGACGGCCTGGCGTTCATTCATGCAGGCGGCACCATTGTAAGCCGTGTATTGCAGCCCGGAGAGGTATTGCATGCGGATACCGGTTGTCTGGTGGCTTTCCACCCTTCGGTCAACTACGATATCAGGTTTATCGGCGGCTTTAAAAATGCGTTGTTCGGAGGCGAAGGGTTGTTCCTGGTTAAACTCACCGGCACCGGGCTGGTGTACCTCCAGAGCCTGCCCTTCTCGCGCCTGGCCGACCGTATTATAACCGCATCGGGGACAAACCGCGGAGAAAGCAGGGGCGGGGGCGGAATCGGCGGCTCAATTATCGGCGGTATTCTTGGAGGCGACAAGTCATATTAA
- a CDS encoding ABC transporter permease, with protein sequence MKLFPGRPSKLPEGSLSRKALQNLLKNNTAMISAGIIAAAVLTALLGYLITPDSSPFANEQHLEIAAQKPGFSVSMLKVTANEPENRCPLTERWLYGCKNAYSYIPFNDYCFENGKIILSAYDRSGDSNTITYEYLIQDVLYALPSQDGKLSFRTGLPDLRGKIIGDDSLTLQNEIIQHHIISRHYLLGTDRLGRDILSQLLIGTRVSLSVGLISVIISLLLGILLGALAGFFRGWVDDLIIWFINVIWSIPTILLVIAITFVLGKGFWQVFIAVGLTMWVEVARVVRGQILSLREKEFVEAARALGFKNGRIIARHILPNAMGPVIVISAANFASAILIEAGLSFLGIGVQPPMPSWGTMIRENYSYIILDNPWLAILPGMCIMILVLAFMLIGNGLRDALDVKTTTTV encoded by the coding sequence GTGAAACTTTTTCCCGGACGTCCGTCAAAACTGCCCGAAGGCTCGCTCTCGCGTAAAGCGCTACAGAACCTTTTGAAAAACAATACGGCAATGATTTCTGCAGGAATCATTGCAGCCGCAGTTTTGACCGCTTTGCTGGGATACCTCATTACCCCCGACAGCAGCCCATTTGCCAATGAACAACACCTTGAAATTGCTGCACAAAAACCGGGATTTTCCGTTTCAATGCTGAAGGTCACCGCAAACGAACCTGAAAATCGTTGCCCGCTGACAGAAAGATGGCTTTATGGCTGTAAGAACGCTTACAGTTATATCCCGTTCAATGATTACTGCTTCGAAAACGGGAAAATCATCCTGTCCGCCTATGACAGATCCGGAGACTCCAATACAATTACTTACGAATATCTGATTCAGGATGTACTTTACGCCCTTCCTTCGCAAGACGGAAAGTTATCATTCCGGACCGGCTTGCCCGATCTGCGCGGAAAAATAATCGGAGATGACAGCCTGACCTTACAAAATGAAATCATTCAGCATCATATCATAAGCAGGCATTACCTGTTAGGCACCGATCGTTTAGGCAGGGATATACTGAGCCAGTTGCTCATAGGAACAAGGGTCAGCTTGTCCGTCGGGCTTATCTCTGTGATAATCTCCCTGTTGCTGGGCATTCTGCTGGGCGCCCTGGCCGGCTTTTTCAGGGGATGGGTTGACGACTTGATAATATGGTTTATCAATGTCATCTGGTCAATTCCGACCATTCTGCTTGTAATCGCCATTACTTTTGTGCTGGGCAAAGGGTTCTGGCAGGTTTTTATTGCTGTCGGATTAACGATGTGGGTGGAAGTGGCACGGGTGGTCAGGGGGCAGATTCTCAGCCTGAGGGAAAAAGAGTTCGTGGAGGCAGCGCGCGCCCTCGGGTTCAAAAATGGCCGGATCATTGCCCGGCATATTCTGCCCAATGCTATGGGCCCGGTAATTGTTATCTCGGCGGCCAATTTCGCTTCGGCTATTCTGATTGAAGCCGGACTCAGCTTCCTGGGCATAGGCGTTCAGCCGCCCATGCCCTCATGGGGAACCATGATCAGGGAAAACTATTCCTACATCATCCTGGATAACCCATGGCTTGCCATTCTTCCGGGAATGTGCATCATGATACTGGTGCTGGCCTTTATGCTGATCGGGAATGGATTACGCGACGCCCTGGATGTAAAAACAACGACAACGGTTTAA
- a CDS encoding DUF5723 family protein, with product MLRLRISLYLLPVILAFSGYVRAQEMNGFVHSNYSGITGSLINPTSILNSKLYLDINLVGIHLNVDNNYIFLAKDEYRFSRFLEPDPVFPEHIEEVSGDSRNFYDLYNTDHKNAFSQVRIIGPSAMFALGSQAFGISTGYRVLASGHRIPYDLAKFAVEGLDYYPQQRINYINQNDFRAAAMAFAEVSGTYSAIIYRRNREHWTAGITLKGLFGTGGAYGYADNIDYVIPNSDTIIVNNVNGSLGMSLPVDYRNNDVLLPENLIQGSGFGVDLGITYQKKMQGHSTKVYSAPCEIPYQPYLFRLGISLLDLGRVTFRKNTQWMEMQDASANWYDVRDNDYNSLDELFRTISYEFSGDSTRLIDESSFSVSLPTAVSLQADFKVIKDFYVNSSLVHPLVLQDAAVVRPSQLSVTPRYENRFFELAVPFTLYNYRYPRLGLSARFYRFIIGTDKLGGFFGMNDFKGLDLYIMVKLQFERGNCRNFNKKYGCGNLEYLQQY from the coding sequence GTGCTCAGACTCAGGATTTCGCTATATCTTCTGCCTGTAATACTGGCTTTCTCCGGATATGTTCGCGCCCAGGAGATGAATGGGTTCGTACACAGTAATTATTCCGGCATCACAGGTAGTCTGATCAATCCCACTTCCATTCTCAATTCCAAACTTTATCTTGATATTAACCTTGTCGGCATTCATCTGAATGTTGACAACAATTATATATTTCTGGCAAAGGATGAATACCGGTTTAGCCGTTTTCTGGAACCGGATCCCGTTTTTCCGGAACATATAGAGGAGGTTTCAGGCGATTCAAGGAACTTTTACGATTTGTATAATACAGATCATAAAAATGCATTCTCCCAGGTGAGGATTATAGGGCCTTCTGCCATGTTTGCACTTGGCAGTCAGGCATTTGGTATTTCTACCGGGTACAGGGTGCTTGCTTCGGGACACCGGATTCCCTATGATCTGGCCAAGTTTGCCGTTGAAGGGCTGGATTATTATCCGCAGCAGCGGATCAATTATATCAATCAAAACGATTTCAGGGCCGCCGCCATGGCTTTTGCCGAGGTTTCGGGCACCTATTCAGCCATCATTTACCGGCGCAACCGCGAACACTGGACTGCCGGGATTACGCTGAAAGGGTTGTTCGGGACCGGAGGGGCATACGGCTATGCTGACAATATAGATTATGTAATCCCCAACTCCGATACCATTATAGTAAATAACGTCAATGGATCTTTGGGAATGTCCCTTCCGGTTGATTATCGTAATAATGACGTCTTGCTTCCTGAAAATCTGATCCAGGGAAGCGGCTTTGGTGTTGACCTGGGAATTACCTATCAGAAAAAGATGCAGGGGCACTCCACCAAGGTTTACTCTGCTCCCTGCGAGATTCCATACCAGCCATATCTGTTCCGCCTGGGTATTTCGTTACTTGATCTGGGTAGGGTCACATTCCGCAAGAATACGCAATGGATGGAGATGCAGGATGCTTCAGCGAACTGGTACGATGTGCGGGATAATGATTATAATTCACTCGATGAGTTATTCAGAACAATAAGTTATGAGTTCTCCGGGGATTCCACCCGGCTGATCGATGAAAGCAGTTTTTCCGTTTCGCTCCCCACGGCTGTCAGTTTACAGGCGGATTTCAAGGTCATCAAAGATTTTTATGTCAACAGCTCCCTGGTTCATCCTTTGGTTCTGCAGGATGCCGCGGTGGTGCGCCCCTCGCAGCTCTCTGTGACGCCCCGTTATGAAAACCGCTTTTTTGAGCTGGCTGTCCCATTTACCCTTTATAATTACCGATATCCCCGCCTGGGCCTGAGTGCCCGGTTTTACAGGTTCATCATCGGCACCGACAAACTGGGTGGTTTTTTCGGGATGAATGACTTCAAGGGCCTTGACCTCTATATTATGGTCAAACTGCAGTTTGAAAGGGGCAATTGCAGGAACTTCAACAAAAAATACGGATGCGGCAACCTGGAATACCTTCAGCAGTATTAA
- a CDS encoding rhomboid family intramembrane serine protease → MITIIIIVITAVISLLAFNDPRFFGRLLFSPFMINNHRQGYRFITHGFVHADWVHLAVNMFVLFSFGKAVEHYYSVIFGLKAYYFFILLYAGGILFSSVPSFAKHKDNQFYQAVGASGAVAAVVFAAILINPLSPIRFIFIPVDIPAFIFGALYLGYSAYMAKKGNDNIGHDAHFWGALFGLVFTILLKPGLIGSFIRQIAAFAGA, encoded by the coding sequence ATGATAACCATCATCATTATTGTAATCACGGCAGTGATTTCGCTGCTTGCATTCAATGATCCCCGCTTTTTCGGCAGGTTGCTCTTCAGCCCGTTTATGATCAATAACCACCGGCAGGGTTACCGCTTTATCACACACGGGTTTGTGCACGCCGACTGGGTGCATCTGGCAGTAAATATGTTTGTATTGTTCTCCTTTGGCAAAGCCGTTGAGCATTATTACTCCGTGATTTTCGGCTTAAAAGCTTATTACTTCTTCATTCTTCTTTATGCCGGAGGTATTCTTTTCTCATCCGTACCCTCCTTTGCCAAACATAAAGACAACCAGTTTTACCAGGCAGTCGGGGCATCGGGAGCAGTTGCTGCAGTCGTGTTTGCCGCCATACTGATTAATCCGTTGTCACCCATCCGTTTCATCTTTATTCCGGTTGATATTCCGGCATTTATTTTCGGAGCGCTCTACTTAGGCTATTCCGCTTATATGGCCAAAAAGGGAAACGACAACATAGGGCACGATGCCCATTTCTGGGGGGCGCTGTTCGGACTTGTTTTTACAATACTGCTGAAACCGGGACTGATCGGGAGTTTTATCAGGCAAATAGCCGCTTTTGCGGGTGCTTAG
- a CDS encoding YqgE/AlgH family protein: MEPIKIKPLAGRILISVPFLQDFYFRKSVVLLADHSEEGSFGIIINKPVDVKLSDVAVDFAGFDAPVYLGGPVKTDSLFFIHTRPDIIDDGVKILEGLYWGGNIETVKTLIREKRLSREDIRFFVGYAGWMANQLDQELEENSWVVSMTDLNQIIKTNPVDLWNQTLRKLGREYKLWVNYPPDPLMN; this comes from the coding sequence ATGGAACCAATCAAAATAAAACCTCTTGCCGGCCGGATACTGATCTCCGTGCCATTCCTGCAGGACTTTTATTTCCGGAAGTCTGTGGTTTTGCTTGCTGATCACAGTGAGGAAGGGTCATTCGGGATCATTATCAATAAGCCTGTAGATGTGAAATTAAGTGATGTAGCCGTTGATTTTGCCGGATTCGATGCACCGGTTTACCTGGGTGGTCCTGTTAAAACCGACAGTCTGTTCTTCATTCATACACGTCCCGACATCATTGATGATGGCGTTAAAATCCTTGAAGGATTGTATTGGGGCGGGAATATTGAAACCGTGAAGACCCTGATACGCGAGAAGCGCTTGAGCAGGGAAGATATCCGCTTCTTTGTCGGTTATGCCGGTTGGATGGCCAATCAGCTCGATCAGGAGCTGGAGGAAAACTCATGGGTGGTTTCGATGACCGACCTTAACCAGATTATAAAAACCAATCCTGTTGACCTGTGGAATCAAACCCTCAGGAAGCTTGGACGGGAGTATAAATTATGGGTCAATTACCCCCCTGATCCATTGATGAACTAA
- the murD gene encoding UDP-N-acetylmuramoyl-L-alanine--D-glutamate ligase, translated as MKSLIMSVTNGKSVLILGYGREGQSTLRLLNQCCPQLPLTVADADPLIVHKHPELNNEKLTVITGPGYLDRLNHFDLVIKSPGISLYKSGVSFNPDRISSQTDLFLRAYAPRMAGITGTKGKSTTSSLLHHIIRTYTSDTLLAGNIGVPLFDLADKITPATRIISELSSHQLEYITRAPAISILLNLFQEHLDHYASFRHYQLAKFQIALKQQFNDAFLYDGSDVNIQKLMEELRIPGRKFPVYTGDFPGDGAGISGNHIVLRNNGAERILLSSEHGCKLAGTHNLRNIISAASAASMMNIPSAAIAEGVATFTPLEHRIEYVGNFSGKVFYNDSISTIPEAAMAAVATLKNVDTLILGGHDRGIDYTGLADFICKSGIKNIILTGPAGERISGLLRQFKKCNPSTFFISEFDLAVEKAASVTPAGGVCLLSPAASSYDRFKNFEERGRLFKELVSRK; from the coding sequence ATGAAAAGCCTGATAATGTCAGTCACCAACGGCAAATCGGTGCTGATACTCGGTTATGGCCGCGAAGGGCAGTCAACGCTCAGGTTGCTGAATCAGTGCTGCCCGCAGCTGCCGCTTACCGTTGCTGACGCCGATCCTTTGATTGTGCATAAGCATCCGGAGCTGAATAATGAAAAACTGACCGTCATCACCGGACCGGGATACCTTGACAGGCTTAACCATTTCGACCTGGTCATCAAGTCGCCGGGAATATCTCTTTATAAAAGCGGGGTCTCATTTAATCCGGACAGAATCAGTTCGCAAACCGATCTTTTTCTCCGGGCATATGCTCCCCGGATGGCAGGGATCACGGGTACCAAAGGGAAAAGCACCACTTCGAGCCTGCTGCACCACATTATCCGGACATACACCAGCGACACCCTGCTGGCCGGCAACATCGGCGTTCCGCTTTTTGACCTTGCTGACAAAATAACACCTGCAACCAGGATTATCAGTGAATTATCGTCACACCAGCTTGAATACATTACCCGGGCCCCGGCGATAAGCATACTGCTGAACCTTTTCCAGGAGCACCTCGATCATTACGCTTCATTCAGGCACTATCAGCTGGCAAAATTTCAGATCGCGCTGAAGCAGCAGTTCAATGATGCATTTCTTTATGATGGCTCGGATGTCAATATCCAGAAACTCATGGAAGAACTGCGCATTCCGGGCAGAAAGTTCCCCGTTTATACCGGTGATTTTCCCGGCGATGGCGCCGGAATATCCGGAAATCACATTGTACTGAGAAACAACGGCGCGGAGAGGATCCTTCTTTCCTCAGAACATGGATGTAAACTGGCTGGCACCCATAATCTCCGTAATATCATATCAGCCGCCTCTGCAGCCAGCATGATGAATATACCGTCTGCCGCCATTGCCGAAGGGGTGGCCACGTTCACACCTTTGGAACACAGGATTGAATATGTCGGTAACTTTTCAGGAAAGGTTTTTTACAATGATTCCATCTCCACCATTCCCGAAGCTGCCATGGCAGCGGTTGCCACGCTGAAAAACGTTGACACCCTTATCCTCGGAGGGCATGACAGAGGAATTGATTACACCGGTCTGGCTGATTTTATCTGCAAATCCGGAATCAAAAACATCATTCTGACTGGTCCCGCCGGTGAACGGATCTCAGGATTGCTCAGACAGTTTAAAAAGTGCAATCCTTCAACCTTTTTTATCAGCGAATTTGACCTTGCGGTTGAGAAGGCGGCATCAGTCACACCGGCCGGAGGGGTATGCCTGCTTTCCCCGGCGGCTTCGAGTTACGATCGTTTCAAAAACTTTGAAGAACGGGGCAGGTTGTTCAAGGAGTTGGTAAGCAGAAAATAA
- a CDS encoding 30S ribosomal protein THX, which produces MGKGDKKTRRGKIIMGSHGVTRPKRIRKTTPLAVAAKPEPVADEPKAKPKAAPKVVVKDAEPKPKTVKKPKVTAKADDTAEPGE; this is translated from the coding sequence ATGGGAAAAGGAGACAAAAAGACCAGGCGTGGGAAAATCATCATGGGTTCCCATGGCGTTACAAGGCCAAAAAGAATCAGGAAAACCACTCCCCTGGCAGTTGCTGCAAAACCGGAGCCTGTTGCAGATGAACCCAAGGCTAAACCAAAGGCAGCGCCCAAAGTAGTGGTGAAAGATGCTGAACCTAAGCCCAAAACTGTTAAGAAGCCGAAAGTAACGGCAAAAGCGGATGACACAGCCGAACCCGGCGAATAA
- a CDS encoding tetratricopeptide repeat protein, which produces MAKKTDNTEEKIMAVEEALSKSEVFIERNQKLLGIIAGAIALLVLAYFGFQRFYLMPREKEAQSQMFMAEKYFEMDSLKLALNGDGMYPGFLGIIDDYGITRSAKLAHYYAGIIYLNEGQYEEAISHLQKFKIKDNMVLPMAKGAIGDAYMELGKTGEAADYYLKAADTYINDFTTPLFLQKAAWAYEEAGNTEKALEAYERIRIDFPRSAESRDVEKYIARLKGQ; this is translated from the coding sequence ATGGCAAAAAAGACCGACAACACAGAAGAAAAAATCATGGCCGTTGAGGAAGCCCTCAGCAAATCAGAAGTTTTTATTGAAAGAAATCAGAAACTCCTCGGAATTATTGCAGGTGCCATCGCGCTGTTGGTTTTAGCATATTTTGGTTTTCAGCGTTTCTACCTGATGCCCCGTGAAAAGGAAGCTCAATCGCAGATGTTCATGGCTGAGAAATATTTTGAAATGGACTCCCTGAAGCTTGCATTGAACGGCGACGGAATGTACCCGGGATTTTTGGGAATTATCGATGATTACGGGATTACCAGATCCGCAAAACTTGCTCACTATTATGCCGGTATCATCTACCTGAACGAAGGTCAGTATGAAGAAGCCATCAGCCACCTGCAGAAATTCAAAATTAAAGATAACATGGTTCTCCCGATGGCCAAAGGGGCAATCGGTGACGCATACATGGAGCTTGGAAAAACCGGAGAAGCGGCTGATTATTATCTGAAAGCAGCGGACACATATATTAACGACTTTACCACTCCCCTCTTCCTGCAGAAAGCAGCCTGGGCTTACGAAGAAGCCGGTAATACTGAGAAAGCGCTTGAAGCTTATGAGCGAATCCGTATAGATTTTCCGCGCAGTGCCGAATCCAGGGATGTTGAAAAATATATTGCCCGGCTTAAAGGACAATAA
- the fmt gene encoding methionyl-tRNA formyltransferase, with translation MNDINIIFMGTPEFAVASLQRIVESGYKVSGVVTVPDKPAGRGLKIRQSAVKQYALEHGIRVFQPEKLNDPLFIAELKELGANLFVVVAFRKLPEAVWSLPALGCFNLHASLLPQYRGAAPINHAVMNGETVTGVTTFFINEGIDTGKVILRSELTVGPDETAGELHDRLKETGAALVIKTIENIASGKCAPIAQPVSNEPLRNAPRIFREQCFISWDKTAGDVHNHIRGLSPYPGAISFLKGETAGREVKVLRSALTGEIAGTAPGHAKIVSDNRLFVACSDQYIEIITIQPAGKKAMQASEFLRGLRTTGIVFKTPSEAV, from the coding sequence ATGAACGACATCAATATAATATTTATGGGCACGCCTGAATTCGCCGTTGCTTCGCTGCAGCGTATTGTTGAATCGGGCTACAAGGTTTCAGGAGTGGTAACGGTTCCCGACAAACCAGCCGGGCGCGGGCTAAAAATCCGGCAGTCAGCGGTAAAGCAGTACGCCCTGGAGCATGGTATCAGGGTATTTCAGCCCGAAAAGCTGAACGATCCTTTATTTATCGCTGAATTGAAAGAGCTGGGAGCAAATCTTTTCGTGGTTGTCGCATTCAGGAAGTTGCCTGAAGCGGTGTGGTCGCTGCCGGCGCTGGGATGTTTCAATCTTCATGCTTCCCTCCTGCCGCAGTACCGCGGAGCAGCCCCCATCAATCATGCTGTCATGAACGGGGAAACCGTTACCGGAGTTACCACCTTTTTCATCAATGAAGGCATTGACACCGGCAAAGTCATTCTGAGGTCGGAATTAACTGTTGGTCCGGATGAAACGGCCGGTGAGTTGCATGACAGGCTGAAGGAGACCGGAGCTGCGCTTGTTATAAAAACCATTGAAAATATAGCTTCAGGAAAATGCGCCCCTATTGCTCAGCCTGTGAGCAATGAACCCCTCAGAAACGCTCCCCGTATTTTCAGAGAACAGTGCTTCATCAGCTGGGATAAAACCGCCGGGGATGTCCATAACCATATACGCGGTTTAAGCCCTTATCCCGGCGCTATTTCATTCCTCAAGGGAGAAACTGCCGGCAGGGAAGTAAAGGTGCTCAGATCGGCCCTGACCGGTGAAATAGCCGGAACCGCTCCGGGTCATGCAAAAATTGTTTCGGATAACCGGCTCTTTGTTGCCTGCAGCGATCAGTATATAGAAATCATAACCATTCAACCGGCCGGTAAAAAAGCCATGCAGGCCAGTGAATTTTTAAGAGGGCTGAGAACGACCGGGATTGTCTTCAAAACCCCTTCTGAAGCGGTTTAG
- a CDS encoding HU family DNA-binding protein, protein MNKQELIVAIAADSGLTKADSKKALDAFISATSKSLKKGDRVALVGFGSFSVSKRAARKGRNPQTGKEIKIAAKKVVKFKPGAELSKNVK, encoded by the coding sequence ATGAACAAACAGGAATTAATTGTTGCCATTGCAGCAGACTCAGGGCTCACCAAAGCCGATTCCAAAAAAGCCCTTGACGCTTTCATCTCAGCTACTTCAAAAAGCCTTAAAAAAGGTGACCGCGTAGCTCTTGTAGGATTTGGTTCATTCTCGGTTTCGAAACGCGCTGCCCGCAAAGGCCGTAACCCTCAGACCGGAAAAGAAATCAAGATTGCTGCCAAGAAAGTTGTTAAGTTCAAACCAGGTGCTGAGCTCTCCAAGAATGTAAAATAA